The proteins below come from a single Tachysurus fulvidraco isolate hzauxx_2018 chromosome 13, HZAU_PFXX_2.0, whole genome shotgun sequence genomic window:
- the LOC113652569 gene encoding vomeronasal type-2 receptor 1, with amino-acid sequence MKLSGFRAKWCVCLGVCVLGLFVVVAVGEQSCKLKAKFNLMGYKNVEKKKVVIGGMFSVHNRLTSTDSNTSSNPVSSGCEGFNFRTFRWTQTMLFAINEINKRPDLLPNTELGYVIYDSCFTISKAVEGTLTFLTGQDEAVPNYRCGNGPPLAAMVGAGGCDLSVATARILGLYYFPQVSYSSSCSVLESRFQYPTFLRTIPSDEHQSVAMAQLVLKFGWTWVGTIASDDDYGKYGIKRFKEVVEEAGVCISFSEILPKFSAPDTITRIVHTIMDSTAKIVVVFSSDVDLGPLVEELLLNNVTNRTWIASENWVTSALISRQPNVMSLLSGTIGFAITRAEVPGLLEHLLNIDPYQDALSEEFWETAFNCTLSYSRALNNARAQMASEVGNATASRAAARLAPQGLCTGKESLRQLNNTYSDVSQLRLTYSVYKAVYAVAYALHNLEYCIPGKGPFVGGSCADITNFEPWQLMYYLKNLRFTVPYTREEISFNDGEVPGFYEILNWQTASDGGVAYAHVGHYNSTAAVGEKLYIDNSSIIWHNSMRQTPRSVCSERCQPGTRMGIRQGEPVCCFDCIPCADGEISNTTDARGCIQCTEDYWSNANRDACVPKTIEFLDFSEALGITLIVISVFGALLTIMVAIVFLKNLNTPLVQANDALLSFTLLLGLVVTFLCSIVFLGKPQLWSCMTSQVALALGFALALSSLMGKSSLLMLRARAIKIMRVAAKAAKAAAAASEQSGDTAAIAPAIPQKNDIDPIKPPQQRTMMIICTLIQAVACTVWLILLPPHPVKNTAAQNIKIILECDPGNIIFICCIFGYDVLLALMAFVFAFVARKLEDHISEGKCITFGMLVFFIVWISFVPAYLSTRGKFMVAVQIFAILASSFGLLACVFLPKCYVLLVKPDRNKEELMVPRAKRPEAGTTGTSASTNGPISTIEG; translated from the exons ATGAAATTGAGCGGATTTCGGGCGAAATGGTGCGTGtgcttgggtgtgtgtgtgctggggctTTTTGTGGTGGTCGCTGTGGGAGAACAGAGCTGCAAACTCAAGGCCAAGTTCAACCTGATGGGCTACAAGAACgtggagaagaagaaggtggTGATCGGTGGGATGTTTTCCGTGCACAACCGGCTAACCTCCACCGACTCCAACACCTCGTCCAACCCGGTGTCTTCTGGCTGTGAAGG gTTTAATTTCCGTACCTTCCGCTGGACACAGACGATGCTGTTTGCTATTAATGAGATCAACAAAAGGCCAGACCTGCTGCCCAACACCGAACTTGGGTACGTCATCTACGACTCGTGTTTCACCATCTCCAAGGCTGTGGAAGGAACTCTGACCTTCCTGACAGGTCAAGACGAGGCCGTGCCTAATTACCGCTGTGGGAACGGACCCCCACTCGCCGCTATGGTGGGAGCAGGAGGATGTGACCTCTCCGTCGCTACGGCTCGCATCCTCGGCCTTTACTATTTCCCACAG GTGAGCTACTCGTCTTCGTGTTCAGTCCTCGAGAGCAGGTTCCAGTATCCCACCTTCCTGCGCACCATCCCGAGCGACGAGCACCAGTCGGTGGCTATGGCTCAACTGGTGTTGAAATTTGGCTGGACCTGGGTGGGCACCATCGCTTCTGACGACGATTATGGTAAATATGGAATCAAGCGTTTCAAAGAGGTAGTGGAGGAGGCAGGCGTGTGCATCTCCTTCTCTGAGATACTCCCTAAGTTCAGCGCTCCGGACACCATCACACGCATCGTCCACACCATCATGGATTCCACAGCCAAGATCGTTGTGGTGTTCTCGTCTGACGTGGATCTCGGTCCACTGGTGGAGGAGCTGCTGCTTAACAACGTCACCAACCGCACGTGGATTGCCAGTGAGAACTGGGTCACGTCTGCTCTCATCTCACGCCAGCCCAACGTTATGTCCTTGCTGAGTGGAACGATCGGCTTTGCTATTACTCGGGCAGAAGTTCCAGGCCTGCTTGAGCACCTTTTAAATATCGACCCTTACCAGGACGCTTTGTCTGAGGAGTTCTGGGAAACAGCCTTCAACTGCACTCTGAGTTACAGCCGAGCGTTGAACAACGCCCGAGCGCAGATGGCATCAGAGGTGGGGAACGCAACAGCGTCACGGGCAGCAGCCAGACTGGCACCACAGGGCTTGTGCACTGGGAAAGAAAGTCTACGGCAACTGAATAACACTTATTCCGACGTGTCCCAGTTGCGACTGACATATAGCGTGTATAAAGCCGTGTACGCTGTAGCCTATGCGCTGCACAACCTGGAGTACTGCATACCTGGGAAAGGCCCTTTCGTAGGGGGCTCATGTGCTGACATCACCAACTTTGAGCCTTGGCAA CTGATGTACTACTTGAAAAACCTGCGCTTCACCGTGCCCTACACCAGAGAGGAGATTTCTTTCAACGATGGAGAAGTGCCCGGGTTTTACGAGATCCTCAACTGGCAGACGGCTTCAGACGGAGGAGTGGCGTACGCCCATGTCGGACATTACAACAGCACGGCGGCGGTTGGGGAAAAGCTGTACATCGACAACTCCTCGATCATATGGCATAACAGCATGCGGCAG ACTCCGCGCTCTGTGTGTAGTGAGAGATGCCAACCTGGCACACGTATGGGCATCCGGCAGGGAGAACCCGTGTGCTGCTTCGACTGTATCCCCTGTGCAGATGGAGAAATTTCTAACACTACAg ATGCCAGAGGTTGCATTCAGTGCACTGAGGACTACTGGTCCAATGCCAACCGTGACGCCTGTGTGCCCAAGACCATCGAGTTCCTGGACTTCAGTGAAGCTCTGGGCATCACATTGATCGTCATATCAGTTTTTGGTGCTCTCCTGACCATCATGGTGGCCATTGTGTTCCTAAAGAACCTAAACACGCCACTGGTGCAGGCTAATGATGCATTGCTGAGCTTCACGCTGCTGTTGGGGCTGGTGGTCACGTTCCTCTGCTCCATCGTGTTCCTCGGTAAGCCTCAGCTCTGGTCCTGCATGACCAGCCAGGTGGCACTGGCACTCGGATTCGCCCTTGCACTTTCATCCCTCATGGGCAAATCTTCTCTGCTGATGCTCAGAGCGAGAGCCATCAAAATCATGAGGGTAGCAGCCAAGGCGGCCAAAGCGGCGGCGGCTGCCTCGGAGCAGAGCGGAGACACGGCAGCAATTGCTCCGGCCATACCACAGAAAAACGACATCGATCCCATCAAACCTCCTCAACAGAGAACCATGATGATCATTTGCACGCTGATTCAAGCTGTAGCCTGCACCGTGTGGCTCATCCTGCTCCCGCCTCATCCCGTGAAGAACACGGCCGCCCAGAACATAAAGATCATCCTGGAGTGCGATCCAGGCAACATCATCTTCATCTGCTGCATATTTGGCTACGACGTGCTCTTGGCTCTGATGGCGTTTGTCTTTGCCTTCGTGGCACGCAAGCTGGAGGACCACATCAGTGAGGGCAAGTGCATCACCTTCGGCATGCTGGTGTTCTTCATCGTCTGGATCTCCTTCGTCCCTGCTTATCTGAGCACACGTGGAAAGTTCATGGTGGCCGTGCAGATCTTCGCCATCCTGGCTTCAAGCTTTGGCTTGCTAGCATGCGTCTTCCTGCCCAAGTGCTACGTGCTGCTGGTCAAACCTGACCGGAACAAGGAGGAGCTGATGGTGCCCAGGGCCAAACGGCCTGAAGCTGGAACCACTGGAACATCTGCCAGCACCAATGGCCCCATCTCCACTATAGAAGGATGA